The window CCTCGCAGACCCGTTCCACCTGATCCGCCAGCAGGCGCGCGGCACCGCGGACGTCGTTGTTCAGCCAGTTGTAGTTCAGCACGGCGACCCGGCGGAAGCCCGCCTGCCGCAGGCCGCGCCTCATGATGTGGAAGATCGCGCGGTTGCTGCACAGGCCGTGGACCAGCAGGACCGGGCTGTCGGTGGAGAGGGCAGGAAGGGCCACGGTGCCCGAAGGCGCCACCGGCCAGGATCCGGGAGCGCGGCGTTCCCGGCCCTCGCCGAAGCCGGACGGGTACAGGGCCAGCGCCGCGACGATCGCGGCCACCTCTACGGCGGCGCCGAACACGGCTCCGGTCAGAGTGCGGACGGGGAGCGGGCTTACGCGAATCATGGGGCGACTCCTCACGCCGCCAGGGGCACGCGCTGCCGGAACCACGCGGCGGAACTCGCCTCGCCGCACGGAGAAGGCTCCGCTCTGAGCCCGCGCCCGAAGGCCGCCGCCGAACGGAGACCGGCCGTACAGGCCGTCCGCTCAAACGGATTGCGGGGACGTTAAGCCGAAGATTCCGCTGTCAGCAATGGTTAGGTGGCCGACCTCACACGCGGATTACGAGCGGCAACCGGACGACTGCGGCGAGAGCATCATCTCGACGTCTGCCGGAGGGCCCCGCACACGGCCGAAGGGCCGAAGACCGTGCGCACGGTCTTCGGCCCTTCGGTGCAACGGCCACACCCGCTGTGACGGCGGTGGCGGAGGATGCGGTTCGCCTCCGCGTCACAGCACTGGTTCAGGGGCGGGTCAGCGGCGGCCGGGGAAGTGGTGCCGGTCGCCGTACCAGCCGTGGTGCCGGTACCAGGGCCGGTTGTTGTACCAGCCGTGGTGCCAGGCCCGGTTCCGGTCGCGGTCGCCGAAGTGACCGTGACGGTCGTCGCGGTCGCGGTCGCGGTCGCCGAAGTGACCGTGACGGTCGTCGCGGTCGTTGTCGTGGTCGATCCTGAAGAGGTCCGCCCGCTGGCTCTGCGGGAGGTTCCTCGCGCCGTCGTGGTCCGCGCCGGCCGCCAGGGCCGGCAGTGCGGCCGCGCCGACGAGGGCGCCCGAAGCCACACAGGTGGCGATCAGGCGGAGCGCCGTACGAGAAACAGACATGAATCCCCTCACGGTCATGCACACCCGCCCTGGTTGGCCGGGCGTGCGGTCCGAATTCCCGGCTTGGTGCCGAGACGCCACACTGTGGCCCTCCACGACGACAGCAGATCGCCGAACCGATTCGTGTTACGAAACGCGGATATATCCGTAACTCTCCCTTGTACGGAGCATCGATCGGGGGAGTGCGCGGGCCACCTGGCGGTTTCGCCGCCTCTCCTCCCGCGAATGGCCGAAGGCCTTCCGTAACAGCGGCGCGACCCCCTGTCGGGGGACCAGTTCCGGGCGGGGCGCACGCGGCCGTTACGACCCTCGCGAAAGGGTAGGTACCGGGTATTCAGCCCGACGGGTGAACCCGTCCTGGAGGCGAGCTGATGACCGCGGCGACCATGCGTGCGGCGCCCCTCTCCCGTGCGGGCCGCGACCCGGCGGGAGACGGAGCTCCCCCCCGGTGACCTCGTACATCCGCACGCAAGGGACGATCGCCGCGATCATCAACGTGGTGGTCAACTCGCTGATCACCTGGCTCAGCCATCACCCGGCGGGCTTCGTGCCGCTCACCGGGAACGGCAGCATGGTCATCGACGTCTTCATCACCTCGATCGTGCTGCCCCTGCTCGTGTCGCTTTCGTCTCCAAGGGAGTGCGGCGCGAGTTCGATTCCGGACGCCTCGGCGTGACGGACGCGTCGCCCGGAGCGGGACGTGTGCTGTCCCGGCTGCCCGCACGCTGGTGGGTCTTCGGCCTGCTGTGGGGAGTCCCGGTGGCCGTCGTGGCCGTCGTCGTGCTGTGGCTGCTCGGTGCGCTGGGGTGGTCCGGCCTTCCCCTGCCGGGATTCGTGGCGTTCATGGCCGTGTACACCGGCCTGTTCGGGTACGCCATGACGCGCTGGGTGATCCCGCGGCAGCTGTCGGAACGTCGGGCGGCGGCCGCGGGCGGTTGAGCATCGTGGCAACTTCGGCCCACCCCTCGCATCTTTGTGGCGGGGGCGTCCTTGATCGTTCAGCCGTGATTCTTCGTGAGGAGAGCTGGGTACCGATGCCTGACCCGCAGGGCACCTGTCGGAACCCGTGGAAGGCATAGCGACCGGGGCCGGCCGACTGCCACTGCCCGCCCCGCCGCGCGCGTACGCCGCCTCCTCTACGCCATCGACGGCATCCGCCTGATCGCCGCGCTGATGGTCGCCGTGCACCACTACGCGGGCACGCGCCGGGTCGACCAGCCGGGCAACGTGATCTGAAGCCGCATGATCTACGCGGTCGCCCTGATCGCCGTGGCGGCGGCGGGCGCGGGCACCACCTGGGGCCTGGGCCGGCTGCGGGCGCGGCTGCCGATCGTCCGCGACCACACCTGGCTGCGCTGAAGCACGCCCGGCGCGAGGGCGGCACAGCGCGACGGCACCACACTGCGACGGGCCCGCACCACGAGGCCCGTCGCGCCGACCCGCCGCACGGCCCCACGGTTCCGCTGAAGGGTCCCGTCATCCACGCGGTCCCGCACCACGCCGCCGTCCCCGTCGCCCATGGCTGAGGCTGGGGCGCTAGAGAGCCACCAGGCGTCCGCCGCGGCCCCGCAGACGGACGGAGGCCAGGATGCCGCAGAGCACCGCCACGGCGGCGAGCGTGACGCAGGCCGTCAGAACGGTGTGCGCGTCGCCGTGGAGGGCGGCGCGCAGGCCCCGGGCGGCCCAGTGGCCGGGGGAGGCCGGGGCCACGCGTGCGACCCAGGCCGGGAGGACGGCGAGCGGGACGAGCGCGCCGCCGACGCTGCTGAGGAGCATGCCGCCGATGTCGTAGGCGGCCGAGAGTTCGCCCATGCTGCGGACCAGCACACCGACCAGTGCGCCGAGGCCGAGCAGGGTGCAGCTCCAGCTCAGCAGGACGCCCAGCAGCAGGACCGGATGCGGCACTCGCAGCCCGAAGACGCACGCGGCGAAGCCGATGATCAGGAGTTGCTGCGCGAGCAGGGCGGCGAGGACGGGGATCGCCTTGCCGATGAGCATCTCCGCGGGATGCAGGGGCGTACCGCGGAGCCGGTCCCAGGTGCGGCCGATCCGTTCGGCGAGGATCGCGCTGCCGGAGATGCTGAGCGCGAGCAGCGAGAAGGTGACCAGTGTGCCGACGACCGCCTGCTCGGTGCCGGCCGTCGGGCCTTGCGCGGCCACGTAGAGCGGGCGCAGCAGGGTGATGAAGGCGAGCGGCAGGATCATCCGGCTCAGCAGCGGGCCGGGTTCGCGCAGCATGAGCAGCGCGTTGTGACGTATCAGGACGCTCAGGCGGGTGGCGGACTCACGCGGCGACATCACGGGGCTCCGTCCTCTCGTCGGTCGCCGCTGCTTCCAGCGAGTGGTAGAGGTCGTCCAGGCCGGGGCGCCGTATGTCGACGGAGGCGGGGGTGCGGCCGGAGGCGAGCAGGGCCGCCAGGTCGGCACCGGGGTCCGTGGTCGGCAGACGCAGTTCGGGTTCGGCCGGATCGGAGAAGGTGAGCCGGAGTTCGCCCGGCAGATGGCGGGTCAGTTCGTCCTGGGTGCCCCGCGCGATGACACGCCCCGCCCGGGCGAGCGCCAACGTGGCGTCGAGGTCGACGAGTTCCGGCAGGTAGTGAGTGGTGTAGACGACGGCGGCACCGGCTTCGGCGCGCCCCTTGACGGCGGCCAGCAGGGCCGAGCGGGTCTCCGGGTCGGCCCCGGCGGTCGGCTCGTCCAGCAGCAGCAACGGGGGAGAGCCGACCATGGCGGTGGCCGCCTGGACGCGGCGGCGCTGACCGCCGGACAGGAGGCCCACGGGCCGGTCCGCGACGGCGGCCAGCCGCAGCTCGTCGAGGGCCCGGGCGATCTCGGCGTCCCGTCCGCGTCCGCGCAGGCCCGCGAGTCCGGCGAGCAGCCGCAGGTTCTCCCGCACGGTCATGCCGCCGTACAGGGCCGGCTCCTGCGGAGCCACGCCGAGAAGCCGCCGCGCGGCCCGGCCGGCCCGCAGCGCGTCGTACGAGCCGATGCGGACCCGGCCCGCGTCGGGACGCACAAGACCGGTGACGATCTCGACGAACGTGGTCTTGCCGGCACCGTTGTGCCCGATCAGGCCGACGATCTCGCCGGGCGCGACCGTCAAGTCGAAGCCGTCGAGCGCGCGGCGCGGGCCGTAACGCTTCACCAATTCCTCTGCGCTGAGCATCCCGTCTCCGTGAGGTCTACGCCGTATACGTCTACACTGTAGACCCATGAGCGGCAGGCGGGAAGAGATACTGGACGCGGCCCTGGCCATCGCCGACGAGCGCGGCCTCGAAGCCGTCTCGATGCGCGCGCTGGCCGACCGTGTCGGCGTGACACCGATGGCCCTGTACCGGCATGTCAAGGACAAGGCCGCGCTCCTGGACGCGATGGTCGGGCGCCTGCTCGCCGCGCTCCTGCCGTCGGGCACCGCCGAGGATCAGGCCTGGGACGAGCGGCTCAACGCCCTCGCGCACGCCTGCCGAGCGGTGACCCAACGTCACCCCTGGGCCGCCCACCTGCTCTTCTCCCGGCCCGCTGTCACACCGGACGCCGTGCGCGCGGTGGACATCATCTACACCGCGCTCATCGAAGCGGGGGTTCCCGAGCCGGAAGTTCCCCGGCTGGAACGCCTGGTCAGCACCTTCGTGATCGGGTTCGCCGCCTCCGAGGCCTCGGGCCGCTTCGCTCCCGGCGCTCTCGACCCGCGCAGCCGTCGCGGCCGGCTTCCGGAGGGTGAACTGCCCGGCCACAACAGACTCGGGCAGTGGCTGGACCTTCCCGTCGACCTCACCGCCGAGTTCGAGGCCGACCTGAACGACATCAGGCGACTGATCGAGGCGGCGGCGCGGCGTCCGAGTGCCCCGTAGCCGAGCGGCGGGCGAACGCGTATCGGTAGCCTGAGTCATCATGTTCATGAAACGCGCGTGGTTTCTGCCGGTCCTGTTCGTGCTCTGCGGCTCGGTCCTCGCGGCCAGGCTGATCTCCCAGGGGAGCCCCGGCGGAGCCGTGGCATATCTGTTGCTGTTCCTGCTGCTCGCAGGTGCGTGCTCGCCTCTGCTCTTCCCGCGGTCGATCGGTGCTCTGGAGGCACAGGACCGCAGCGCGGCCGACGGCCGGCCGATCATCTTCTGGCGGCCGGGCTGCACGTACTGTCTGCGGCTGCGTATCCGGTTGGGCCATCGCGCCCGCCAGGCGTACTGGGTCAACATCTGGCGTGACCCGGCCGGCGCGGCGGCGGTGCGGGCGGCCAACGGTGGCAACGAGACCGTGCCGACCGTCGTCGTTGCGGGCCGGCCGCACACCAATCCCGATCCCGCCTGGGTGCGCGAACAGCTCTCCGCTTCCGCCTGATCAGGGGGGCGATCCCGCACGCGCAGGTGCGGGCCCCCAGGGGCCGAATGGGCCTGGGGGAGCCCTTGCGGCCCATATCCACCGAGTGATCGCGGTAAGACACTGACAGTAAGGAGCAGACCGAGCGCAGGAGGTGCGCGCCATGCTGTCGCCTGTCGTCGTCGGAGTGGACGGATCCGCCGAGAGCCTCGCCGCCGTCGAGTGGGCCGCCCGTGAGGCGGTGCGCCGCGACCGGCCGCTGCGCCTGGTGCATGCCCGGAACTGGACCCGTGGCCAGGCGGAGAGCGAAACCGCGCACGCCGCTCAGCGGCACCGGGCACGCCGCACCCTGCGGCAGGCCGAGGAGTACCTCCGCGGCTCCGTACCCGATGTGGAACTCACCGACGAGCAGGTCGACGGCCCGGCGACCGCGGCCCTGCTGAAGGCGACCGAGCGGGCCGAACTGCTGGTGGTGGGCTCACGAGGCCTCAGCGGCTTCACCGGAGTCCTGGTCGGCTCCGTCGCGCAGGGGGTGGTCGCGACGGCCCCGCGCCCCGTGGTCCTCGTACGGGCGGGGGAGGAGGCCGAGGACGAGCACTACCCGGCCGGCGACGGCCGCCCGTCCACCAGCACCGGCTTCCGTGACGTGGTGCTCGGCATCGACCTCGCCGACGCCTGCGACGAGGTGATCGAGTTCGCGTTCGAGGCGGCCCGGCTGCGGCACGCCCGGCTGCGTGTCGTGTATGCCTGGCAGCCGCCCTCCGCGATCAGCCTCGGCCCCGGGGACATCGGGCTGATCAACGATCCCGAGCAGGCCGAGGAGTGGCGGGGCTTCCTGTCCGCCGTGCTGAAGGCGTGGCGCGAGAAGTACCCGAACACCGAAGTCCTGGAGACCGTCGTGGAGGGCGGGGCCTCCACCGTGCTGGTCCGGGCCGCCTCCGCGGCGAGCCTCCTCGTCGTCGGCCGTCGCCTGTCCGGCCGGCCGGCGGTTCCGCGCATCGGCCCCGTCACCCACGCCGCCGTCCACCACGTCCGCTGCCCGCTGGCCGTCGTGCCCCACGAGTGAGGCGGAGCCCCCCCGCCGGGTCCACCTGCCGTGATCCGTGGCGGGAGGCATCCCGAGTCCATCCCGGCGCTGCTGGTGGGCCGCGGCGCCGCGGTCGTCAACTTCAGTTCGACCTCCGCGATGTTCGCGCACCCCTACATGGCCGCGTACGCCGCGAGCAAGGGCGGCATCCAGTCCATGACGCACGCGCTCGCCGGCGAGTACGCCAGGCAGGGCATCCGCTTCACCGCCGTGCAGCCCGGCTCCATCTCCTCCGGCATGACCGACGGCAGTGGTGCCAGTAGGCAGAGCGCGGGTCCGGGTCTGCCCGAGGACGCCGACATGAGCCTGCTCACGAAGCTCTCCCCGGCGCTCGGCCAGGGCTTCGCCGGCCCCGAGACGGTGGCGTCCGTGGTCGCGATGCTCGGCTCCGACGACGGCAGCTTCACCACCGGCACCGAGGTCCGCATCGACGGCGGCACCCACTTCTGAGAACGAAGCGGGCGGAAGCGCTCCGGCCCGCGCCCGACCGCTGCGATCCCATCGGGCCTGGCACCCGGCCCGGATGTCACACATTCGGCCCCGAGGGCGTCACATGGGCGGGCTCCGGCCCGTCGGACCCGAGGCACCCGTGGGGAGAGTGTGACCCGATGACCGAACACGATTGGCTGGCCGCTCGGTTCGAGACCGACCGCCCTCGCCTGCGGGCGGTGGCGTACCGGATGCTCGGCTCGCCGGCCGAAGCGGACGACGCCGTCCAGGAGGCCTGGCTCCGCCTCAGCCGCTCGGACACCGCCGCGGTCGAGAACATGAGCGGCTGGCTCACCACCGTCGTGGCCCGGGTGTCGTTGAACATGCTCCAGTCGCGCAGGTCGCGCCGCGAGGACCTGGTCGACGTCCCCGAGACCGGCGGCTCGCCCCGCCCGGACACACCGGTCGACCCGGAACGGGAGGCGCTGCTAGCCGAGTCGGTCGGCACCGCCATGCTCCTCATCCTCGACACGCTCACGCCCGCCGAGCGGCTGGCGTTCGTGCTGCACGACATGTTCGCCGTGCCCTTCGAGGAGATCGCGCCGATCGTGTAAGCGGTGAGGAAGGCGCGGATGAGATCGGCCTTGCCGGCCTGGTCGGTGTCGGCGCCCCCGTCCGGTGCCGGCGCGCCCGTCGGGCCCGCGCCCGGTGCGGCCGCGGCGACGCCCTGCCGCTGGATGCGGCGGCGGGCGCGCGCCCTCGCGGGACACCGTGGCGTCGAGGGTCAGCATGAGGTATGCGGTGCAGATGGCTGGCCAGTTGGCGGGCCGCGGCCGGAGTGCGGTCTGTGGTGCGCCGGCATCTTCGCGCTCGGCGCCGTCGTCAGCGGCGCGCTGCTGCGCGGCGGCCCGCTGCCGACACCCGGCCCGCCCACCGCAGAACCGGCCACCGAACCGGAGAAGGTGCCCACCTGACAGCCGATGAGGAGGGCCGGGCAGCCCGGCCCTCCTCATCAGATCGGCAAGGAGACCGAAGATCGGTAAGGAGACCGACTCACACCCCGGGCGCGGGTCGCACGGCGATGCCGTTCCGCTCCAGCAACGCCGTCGTGACTCCGTCTCCCGGCACCAGCTCCCCGGCGAACGAACCGTCGTAGACCGCACCGCGTCCGCACGAGGGGCTGCGCGGCATCAGCAGTGCCTCGGCGCAACCCGCGTTCCGCGCCGCCGCGAGCGCACGTCGTGCTCCGTTCACGAATTGCGCCGTCACGTCACGCCCGGTGTCGTCGACGACTCGTGCCGTCCCGTCGAGCACGTCATGCCCGTCGCCGCCCACCAGCTCCGCCGGCCGCCGCGGGGTCACGAGCCCGCCCGCGACCTCCGGGCAGAAGGAGACGACTTCGCGGCCGGCCACCGCCTCCTCGATCGCCGAGGACACCTTGTGCCGCCCGTCGAACCGGCACGGAATGCCGAGCAGACACGCGCTGACCAGGACCGCTTCCATGCCGCCAGGCTAACCGCGGCGTTCGGCGAGGAGGAGGGCGAGGGCCGCGGCGCTGAGGAGGGCGCCGGCCAGGGGGAGGTTGTGGTGGCCGGGGGACTCCAGGAGGTGTCCTCCGAGGAGGGCGCCGCCGGCTATGCCGGCGTTGATGGCTGCGGAGCCCGTCGCGGACGCGACCTCGACACTGCGGGGAGCGATGCGCAGGATGCGGCTCTGGAGCGCGGTGATCAGGGCGGCCAGGGCCAGGCCGAGCAGGGCGACCGCAGTGACCGCGGCCCACGGGTGGACGCCCGCCGCCGCGAGTAACGCCAGGGCGGCCGTCAGGAGCCCCACCGTGCCGGTCATCGTGGCCCGGGCGTCGCGGTCGGACAGAGCACCGGACAGCCAGGTACCGGCCAGCCCCGCCAGGCCGTTCAGCAGGAGCACCGCGCTGACGGTGTCCGAGGGCAGGCCGGCTGCCTGGGTGAGGAAGACGGCGACGTACGTGTAGAAGGTGAAGACGCCGGCGACGACCAGCCCGGTCGCCGCCATCAGCAGGGCGAAGCGCGAGCTGCTGGGCCGTTGGGTGATGGACGCGGGGGTCGGTGCGGTCTGTGCCGAGGGCAGCAGGAGCGCGACAGCGACTCCGGCCATCAGGCCCAGGGCGCTCATGACCAGGAACGGCACCCGCCATTCGGTCCGCTGTCCGAGCCAGGTCCCTGCCGGGACGCCGACCGCGCTCGCCAGCGGGATGCCGCTGAACAGTGCCCCGACCACCTTGGCCCGCACTGCTTCGCGGAACATGCTCGTGGCGGTCGCCGCGACCATCGAGAGGAGCACCGCATGGGTCAGCGCGATCAGGATCTGCGCCGACAGCAGGACGGCGTAGCCGGGTGCCAGGGCGGCCAGCGAGGCGGCGGCGGAGAAGGCGCACAGCAGGGCGGTGAGCAGGCGGCGACGCGGGAGCCGCCGGGTCGCCTTGGTCAGTGGTACCGCGGTGACGGTGACCACCAGCCCGTAGCCGGTCACCAGCAGCCCGACCGACGATTCCGACACGTCCAGTCCGTGCGCGATCTGCGGCAGCAGTCCGATCGGCAGGCTCTGCACGGTGCCGTATACGAACAGCGCCAGCGCGAGTGCGGTAACCGCGACCACCGCACGGGCCCGGCCGACCTGCTCGGCGGGGCCGGAAGCAACCACCTGGGGGAGGCCTTGCATGGGGACACGCCTTTCGAACATGCCCACCCACCCGGGAGCCGAACTCCCAACGTTCCACCGTCACTTGGAAGGCGGCTGACGGGCCACACTCTATGACCTCGGCCTGGGCAACTCAACGGACTCGCGGCTTGGGGAAGGGAACCAGCCGATCCCGGCAGTCGCGGAACTCCGGCGACTGATTGAGTACGTTCACTGTCTGAGAGGTGAAGCGGGCGCGGGCCGGGGGAGTGGTCAGTGTTCCTGGGCCGTCGGGCGCATCATGATCTCGTTGATCGCGGCGTGCGGGGGCTGAGTGATCATGAAGGTGATGGCCCGGGCGATGTCCTCGGCACGCAACCAGGCATCCTCCGGCATGGCACGAGCGGCGAGGCGCCCGCCGCCGGTCGCCATCTCCGTCATGGTCAAGCCCGGTTCGATCAGACCTACCCGTACGCCCCGCCCGGTCACCTCCTGGCGCATGCCCTCGCTGAACGCGCCCACCGCGTGCTTCGTCGCCGAGTACACGACGTTGTTCCTGCGCACCACCCTGCCCGCGACCGAGCTGACGTTCACCAGATCGGCGACCCCGCGAGTCCCCTCCTCCGCCGCCCGCAGCAGGTGCGGCAACGCCGATCGAGACATCTGCAGGACCGCGTTGAGGTTGAGGCCGACCATCCGCTCCCAGTCCGCCGGGTCACTCTCCTCGACGGGACCCATGGCCACGTAACCGGCGTTGTTCACCAGCACGTCCAGCCGTGCGAGGCGGCCGACGGCTTCTTCGACGGCCCGACGCGCCTGCGCCGCGTCCCGCAGGTCGGCGGTGAGGACGGCGCACGAGCCGCCCTGGTCGCGGATGCCCGTGGCCAGTTCCTCCAGCCGCTCGGTACGCCGGGCGACGACGGCCACGGCCGCGCCGAGTCGGGCCAGTTCCCGGGCCGTCGCCGCGCCGATGCCGCTGGACGCGCCGGTCACCAGCGCCGCGCACCCCGACAAGGGCGCGTCCGGCGGTGCTTCGGCGTCGGCGCCCGGCGACACGCCGTCCTGTTCCGCGCTCTGTTCCGCAGTCCCCACGCGTCCGGTATTCGGGTCCCTCACGCTCAGCACCGTCCTT of the Streptomyces sp. NBC_01788 genome contains:
- a CDS encoding ABC transporter permease — encoded protein: MSPRESATRLSVLIRHNALLMLREPGPLLSRMILPLAFITLLRPLYVAAQGPTAGTEQAVVGTLVTFSLLALSISGSAILAERIGRTWDRLRGTPLHPAEMLIGKAIPVLAALLAQQLLIIGFAACVFGLRVPHPVLLLGVLLSWSCTLLGLGALVGVLVRSMGELSAAYDIGGMLLSSVGGALVPLAVLPAWVARVAPASPGHWAARGLRAALHGDAHTVLTACVTLAAVAVLCGILASVRLRGRGGRLVAL
- a CDS encoding ABC transporter ATP-binding protein; this encodes MLSAEELVKRYGPRRALDGFDLTVAPGEIVGLIGHNGAGKTTFVEIVTGLVRPDAGRVRIGSYDALRAGRAARRLLGVAPQEPALYGGMTVRENLRLLAGLAGLRGRGRDAEIARALDELRLAAVADRPVGLLSGGQRRRVQAATAMVGSPPLLLLDEPTAGADPETRSALLAAVKGRAEAGAAVVYTTHYLPELVDLDATLALARAGRVIARGTQDELTRHLPGELRLTFSDPAEPELRLPTTDPGADLAALLASGRTPASVDIRRPGLDDLYHSLEAAATDERTEPRDVAA
- a CDS encoding TetR/AcrR family transcriptional regulator, which codes for MSGRREEILDAALAIADERGLEAVSMRALADRVGVTPMALYRHVKDKAALLDAMVGRLLAALLPSGTAEDQAWDERLNALAHACRAVTQRHPWAAHLLFSRPAVTPDAVRAVDIIYTALIEAGVPEPEVPRLERLVSTFVIGFAASEASGRFAPGALDPRSRRGRLPEGELPGHNRLGQWLDLPVDLTAEFEADLNDIRRLIEAAARRPSAP
- a CDS encoding glutaredoxin domain-containing protein; its protein translation is MKRAWFLPVLFVLCGSVLAARLISQGSPGGAVAYLLLFLLLAGACSPLLFPRSIGALEAQDRSAADGRPIIFWRPGCTYCLRLRIRLGHRARQAYWVNIWRDPAGAAAVRAANGGNETVPTVVVAGRPHTNPDPAWVREQLSASA
- a CDS encoding universal stress protein, which translates into the protein MLSPVVVGVDGSAESLAAVEWAAREAVRRDRPLRLVHARNWTRGQAESETAHAAQRHRARRTLRQAEEYLRGSVPDVELTDEQVDGPATAALLKATERAELLVVGSRGLSGFTGVLVGSVAQGVVATAPRPVVLVRAGEEAEDEHYPAGDGRPSTSTGFRDVVLGIDLADACDEVIEFAFEAARLRHARLRVVYAWQPPSAISLGPGDIGLINDPEQAEEWRGFLSAVLKAWREKYPNTEVLETVVEGGASTVLVRAASAASLLVVGRRLSGRPAVPRIGPVTHAAVHHVRCPLAVVPHE
- a CDS encoding DUF523 domain-containing protein — encoded protein: MEAVLVSACLLGIPCRFDGRHKVSSAIEEAVAGREVVSFCPEVAGGLVTPRRPAELVGGDGHDVLDGTARVVDDTGRDVTAQFVNGARRALAAARNAGCAEALLMPRSPSCGRGAVYDGSFAGELVPGDGVTTALLERNGIAVRPAPGV
- a CDS encoding MFS transporter, whose translation is MQGLPQVVASGPAEQVGRARAVVAVTALALALFVYGTVQSLPIGLLPQIAHGLDVSESSVGLLVTGYGLVVTVTAVPLTKATRRLPRRRLLTALLCAFSAAASLAALAPGYAVLLSAQILIALTHAVLLSMVAATATSMFREAVRAKVVGALFSGIPLASAVGVPAGTWLGQRTEWRVPFLVMSALGLMAGVAVALLLPSAQTAPTPASITQRPSSSRFALLMAATGLVVAGVFTFYTYVAVFLTQAAGLPSDTVSAVLLLNGLAGLAGTWLSGALSDRDARATMTGTVGLLTAALALLAAAGVHPWAAVTAVALLGLALAALITALQSRILRIAPRSVEVASATGSAAINAGIAGGALLGGHLLESPGHHNLPLAGALLSAAALALLLAERRG
- a CDS encoding SDR family oxidoreductase; amino-acid sequence: MGTAEQSAEQDGVSPGADAEAPPDAPLSGCAALVTGASSGIGAATARELARLGAAVAVVARRTERLEELATGIRDQGGSCAVLTADLRDAAQARRAVEEAVGRLARLDVLVNNAGYVAMGPVEESDPADWERMVGLNLNAVLQMSRSALPHLLRAAEEGTRGVADLVNVSSVAGRVVRRNNVVYSATKHAVGAFSEGMRQEVTGRGVRVGLIEPGLTMTEMATGGGRLAARAMPEDAWLRAEDIARAITFMITQPPHAAINEIMMRPTAQEH